A DNA window from Anastrepha obliqua isolate idAnaObli1 chromosome 5, idAnaObli1_1.0, whole genome shotgun sequence contains the following coding sequences:
- the LOC129248786 gene encoding protein GVQW3-like — MEQKANIKFCVKLGKTFSETYELMQKVYGDDCSARLNVYNWLKRFKTGREDLNDDDRPGRPEASNRAELVKKVREIIAVNGNFTVRMLAEELNSSTGTIWKILTDDLAKRKVCACFVPHHEDQKIARVEPCKDIISTAENDPDFFDSIITSDET; from the coding sequence ATGGAGcaaaaagcaaatattaaattctgtgttaaacttggaaaaacatttagtGAAACGTACGAATTgatgcaaaaagtttatggtgatgattgtTCAGCTCGtttaaatgtatataattggcttaAACGATTTAAAACTGGTCGTGAAGATTTGAATGATGATGATAGACCTGGTCGTCCAGAAGCAAGTAATCGTGCtgaattggtgaaaaaagtCCGCGAAATCATTGCTGTTAACGGCAATTTCACTGTCAGAATGTTGGCTGAAGAATTAAATTCATCTACTGgtactatttggaaaattttaactgacGATTTGGCTAAAAGAAAGGTTTGTGCATGCTTTGTTCCACACCATGAAGATCAAAAAATCGCTCGTGTAGAGCCTTGTAAAGACATCATTTCAACAGCTGAAAACGATCCAGATTTTTTTGATTCGATCATAACTAGTGACGAAACATGA